A region from the Panicum hallii strain FIL2 chromosome 1, PHallii_v3.1, whole genome shotgun sequence genome encodes:
- the LOC112894351 gene encoding scarecrow-like protein 27 — translation MRAALFGVERNGAADLVGGGKALFWPEGKAKALVEPRSVLDCTRSPSPNNSTSTLSSSLGGGAADSTGVAAVSDSSAAAAAEATKWGAPGEHGGGGKEDWAGGCELPPIPAGLDMGLVGGDSWDAVLGNAAAAGQDQTFLNWIIGAAGDLDQQGPPLPVHQQQLLDNAGFGFPAADPLGFSLDPHLGGVASDMSSPGPVSHTTNSGGGSKASSAFGLFSTESASLQTPPPPVLFHEGIDIKPPLLGAQPPGPLLHQFQHQPPPATTFFMPLPSFPDHNQQSALLQPPPKRHQSMRDDLYLARNRAAAAAAQGLPFPPLHGPAPFQLQPSPPPPHGAMKTTAAEAAQQQLLDELAAAAKAAEAGNSIGAREILARLNHQLPPLGKPFLRSASYLKEALLLALAEGYHGACRLTSPLDVALKLAAYKSFSDLSPVLQFTNFTATQALLDEIAGSTASCIHVIDFDLGVGGQWASFLQELAHRRGAGGAALPFVKLTAFVSAASHHPLELRLTRDNIAQFAADLGIPFEFNAVSADTINPAELISTTGDEVVAVVLPVGCSARAPPLPAILQLVKQLGPKIVVAIDHGGDRADLPFSQHFLNCFQSCVFLLDSLDAAGIDADSACKIEKFLIQPRIEDAVLGRGKAEKPMAWRSAFTAAGFAPVPPSNLAEAQADCLLKRVQVRGFHVEKCGVGLTLYWQRGELVTVSAWRC, via the coding sequence ATGAGGGCGGCGCTGTTCGGTGTCGAGCGGAACGGGGCAGCAGACCTCGTCGGCGGCGGGAAGGCGCTGTTTTGGCCGGAGGGGAAGGCGAAGGCGCTGGTGGAGCCGAGGTCCGTGCTGGACTGCACGCGGAGCCCCAGCCCCAACAACTCCACATCGACGCTGTCGTCGTccctgggcggcggcgccgcggacTCGACCGGCGTGGCGGCCGTCTCGgacagcagcgccgccgccgccgccgaagccaCCAAATGGGGAGCCCCTggcgagcacggcggcggcgggaaggaGGACTGGGCCGGCGGATGTGAGCTGCCGCCGATCCCCGCCGGCCTCGACATGGGGCTCGTCGGCGGCGACAGCTGGGACGCCGTGCTcggcaacgccgccgccgccgggcaggACCAGACCTTCCTCAACTGGATCATTGGGGCCGCCGGCGACCTGGATCAGCAGGGGCCGCCGCTTCCCGTGCACCAGCAGCAGCTCCTGGACAATGCGGGCTTCGGGTTTCCGGCCGCGGACCCCCTGGGCTTCTCGCTCGATCCCCACCTCGGCGGCGTCGCCTCTGACATGTCGTCCCCGGGCCCTGTCTCGCACACTACCAACAGCGGCGGGGGCAGCAAGGCGTCCTCAGCCTTCGGCCTCTTCTCGACGGAGTCCGCCTCCCTCCagacgccgccgcctccggtgCTGTTCCACGAAGGTATCGACATAAAGCCCCCTCTTCTCGGTGCGCAGCCGCCCGGCCCGCTCCTCCACCAGTTTCAGCaccagccgccgcccgccacaACCTTCTTCATGCCACTCCCATCTTTCCCCGATCACAACCAGCAGTCCGCACTCCTCCAGCCTCCGCCTAAACGCCATCAATCCATGAGAGATGACCTCTATCTCGCCAGAAaccgggctgcggcggcggcggcgcagggtcTCCCATTTCCACCACTGCATGGCCCTGCTCCATTCCAGCTCCagccttcgccgccgccgccccacggGGCGATGAAGACGACAGCTGCGGAGGCGGCGCAGCAGCAGTTGCTGGACGAGCTGGCTGCGGCGGCAAAGGCCGCCGAAGCCGGCAATTCCATTGGCGCGCGAGAGATATTGGCGCGGCTCAATCACCAGCTTCCCCCGCTCGGGAAGCCGTTCCTCCGCTCCGCCTCCTACCTCAAGGAggccctcctcctcgcgctCGCCGAAGGTTACCACGGCGCCTGCCGCCTCACATCACCACTGGACGTTGCCCTCAAGCTCGCAGCGTACAAGTCTTTCTCTGACCTCTCGCCCGTGCTCCAGTTCACCAACTTCACGGCAACACAGGCGCTTCTTGACGAAATTGCAGGCAGCACAGCTTCCTGCATCCATGTCATTGATTTTGATCTCGGTGTTGGAGGCCAGTGGGCATCCTTCTTGCAGGAGCTCGCACACCGCCGCGGCGCAGGTGGTGCAGCTCTGCCGTTCGTTAAGCTCACTGCCTTTGTATCAGCTGCTTCCCACCATCCACTGGAGCTGCGTCTTACCCGGGATAACATTGCACAGTTTGCTGCAGACCTTGGAATTCCTTTTGAGTTCAATGCTGTCAGTGCGGATACGATCAATCCTGCGGAGCTCATTTCTACCACTGGCGATGAAGTTGTAGCTGTTGTCCTCCCTGTTGGTTGCTCTGCTCGTGCACCACCGCTGCCGGCAATCCTTCAGTTGGTGAAACAGCTTGGCCCTAAGATTGTGGTTGCCATAGACCATGGCGGTGATCGTGCTGACCTTCCGTTCTCGCAGCACTTCTTGAATTGCTTTCAGTCTTGTGTGTTCCTCCTTGATTCACTCGATGCCGCTGGCATTGATGCTGATTCTGCCTGCAAGATTGAGAAGTTTCTAATTCAGCCAAGAATTGAGGATGCGGTGCTTGGGCGGGGCAAGGCGGAGAAGCCAATGGCATGGAGGAGTGCATTTACAGCTGCTGGGTTTGCACCTGTTCCACCCAGCAACCTGGCGGAGGCACAGGCCGACTGCCTCCTGAAGCGGGTGCAGGTCCGCGGCTTCCATGTGGAGAAATGTGGGGTTGGGCTCACACTCTATTGGCAGCGCGGCGAGCTTGTCACCGTATCAGCATGGCGGTGCTGA